The region gaaatttttaaaatccgaAAActgcagaataaaaataaaattggaccaatagatataagatttaataattatttcccgatGCTTTTTATCCTCTAATTTAAATACCTACGAGACTACATATGCGGGTCCTAAATCCTGATTTTAAATGCCGACCCTCTTGCAACGATCCGTCTGCCGCCCCTAGGGTTCATAGTAGTCAGGGGCATGCGATTGCGTGCACAGCTGATGCCCCCCACGCGTGCAAACGCTCGACGTACACGCGTCACGCGGAATACAAAGGGTCTGAAAAGGGGGGCGGATGGGGACTGTGAGAGAGGAAAAGCATGGGGGTGCACTCGGGGCCAGCAACCCCATATGGATTTCAACAGCTGACCGCGCGGCTCATTAATAAAGTACGTTAGAAATATCGTTCGGCGCCCCCATAACTGTATCCGTAAAGCAAAATACGTTACGAACTTGTTACTACCCCCGCGAAGCAAGGAATTGAGTAGCGTAGATAAACCCAATCGGTTTCTCATCCATTCTACACGTGTGTACAGGATGTTCCGGAAGTGTAACTTCCTCTCAGACAGATAACAGAAGAcgaattgttgaaaaatgtttGAGTATCGGGGTATTCtctcatgtataaaaaaaaaaataatttattattaaatattattgtatatcagattttgataagaattgaaaaaaaaaagaaaaaaaatgagatgaaataaaaattcgatgtAAATCGATCGCGCGTCTTTTCGTCGACTTGCAACAAACTGTGCAGTATCGCTTTTCGCGttgtagtaaaaatataaacaaaaacgtTGCATGTTGTGGCACGACGTGAAATGCGTGTTTACACGCATGTGTATACGCGTGCGCGACACATGACGAGTCACATCCAGAAATAGTCGCGTCGCGTGGGTGGTGTGCATGGCCGAATAATaaataggagaaaaaaaaaagagaattagaCTTTGTgagatttacaatatttacaagaCGGCTATATTGCACTGCATTACGAGCGCGCACCGAAAATGCATCAAAATCGaaacttcaaaaaatattcgaaaccGCTTGTTAATTTCAATCTTCGTCATAAGAATTGTTATCGCGTTAatggaacaaaaattaaagcaattatatatatatatatatatataagggcataatattaacattgtaaaattttgaatattgcaGTTTCACGTATTATAATTCACAATTCGGAGTTGCATATATCTGTTCtggttctttttcttttttttttcttttataaaattgccgACAACGCTTATCTCTCAATCACATTATGTGACTCAATTATGTGTTGACTCAATCTCTTCTCATCTTCGCACAATCGATTAATCATTATCAAACAAATTTCCAGACAAAGAATGACGATTAAGCAGGAATTTAGCATTGCAAATCGTTCGCGATACACGTCGCTCgcacgtaaatatataaagtagtgCCAACAGTGATAATTTTGCGCACGAGAATGATAGCACGTGTACAATTGAATCGTATATGCAATTATGATTAgcatattgtttttttccgTCTCAGACTTCTtcgcaaatattattacaagcGCATTATGTCAGGGttcttttggaaaaataataaactgtttatttcgaagaaaaaacatataagcCAAAATTtagctaatttatttaaagataaaattgagaGGACTGAAATATTCTGAACACTGCacgaatttatatacatatacatatacgaatttatatacatatacatatacgaggAGTTCTTTGTTCATCTCGCATATAGTCGCGGTTAGTCGCGTTATCTCAAAATTCGGCTTGCGCCACTGCTATCGTAAACatgtaatgcaatattattttgattgtgtCATCGTTTACAGCGCAGACAAGCGATTTTGCTTATCTgtagaggaaaaaagaaaatatatttattgctaaCGCGTCTCTCCTTTCAACGTTATCGTAATACGCGATAATGCACTTTCGATAATTCACCTTTGCAGAATTTattgatagattttttattgatgtatatcattgaaaaaggaaaaaatacttGTGCATTTATACAGAACTCAAGAATTGAAAATGATACATActacaagaaataaatattataaaatagtagaaaaaaaattaaagtcagTTTAGCTGATTACTGTGTCAAATATAAGatgaatatatgataaatacaaatatatatatatatatatatatatatatatgtaacgtgttatgaaaaaattattgaaaatatttctaaatcaattattgtattaattctattttttattctagatatatgtatattgattgaaatttatatattgtaagcgTTATAGTTGTAGCCAGCAGAAAATAACACTGAtaacaatttgaaatatatgggCGATACGAAGCGTAATTTGCTGTTATTATCAGGTGCTGACGTAATTATATACGAATTGCGGCAATCTTACACAGACGAATTGGATTGACCTAGGCAATGCGCTtcctgtataaatatataaaattagcaaaTTAATCGCGATAAATCCTCTCCGAAGGAGTCTGTAATCTTTCCGACACGGAATCATTTCCGCAATTCGCagaattcatataataagTACGACGTAAAATCATGACGTTTGTATCGAAAGCAATAAATCGCAGTTTCCGGCATCTATCATTCTCGGGAAAAAAATTCGCAATGATAAGATAACACATGCCTTTATTGTCcccgttaaattaaaaaaatatttctataaagtaCATTCTATGATTCATGGAATCGGAGGAATGAAATCgctctctcgctttctcgtGATTCAACGCAAAACAGATTACGatgaaatacataattaattaaagtgaaCAGATACAGATGACAACGATATTTGGCTCACGCACGAGGTCCAATtcgaaaacaatataaattacttcCCGTCGAATACATCCCAcgtgtatatacaatacaggtgtaaacaaactttatcgTGCTTGAACGTACGTCGTGCCTCCGCAGCGGCAGATACGCGCTGATGAGTAGATTAGAATCGTTAAAAACTAAGATATACGCCGTGCAATCGTGCGGAACACGCCGCGCGTTTCGCGACGTGAATCGCGAAACACGTGATTTCATCGGCGGGATAATCAGCAGAGAGCGACCAATCAGGTGAATCGTCGTTGTCGACGATAACGGCAGCCGCGTTAATTTCGTACGCGAACGCGTGCGCGCGATCAAACAATTCCAAAAACAAACATCGCCCGGTTGCATAATCGACAGAAATCCATCGCCCCGCAGACGATACCGCCTCGCGAggcgtaaataatttttatcagtaCTTTCGCGCGATATCgggccttttttttttcttcttccagaACGTTTCACAACATCGAAATTAAAGCGTCGAGTGGAACTATAATGATGAGGAGTTGCTGGTAAATTGTCGGAAGTCGAACAAAAACATGCATGATTGCCGGAAATAATTGGGAAGAATGAATATCGAAACAGGATGTTtactcaaattttgtaaaaaaattcgctGATCTACCaagtatttttgttcaaaactcCAGGAgggagtatttttaaagagaatattttcaagatttttacaatttcctaaaattagttttttaattatgcttttcgttaaaatgtaaagaaaaaacacaAAGCCACTTAAgtgttacatttataaatgtattgaaaaaaaaattgaatagtttcgttaagataaaaattcttaatgtgtataacattttcaatattttgttaagacactcaatatataaacagagatatTTCACAATTTGACTTAGCGGATTACCTATTGCTCATAGTAGAATTGCAACAGCaaagttatcaaaaaaataacttttttttttttcaaactttctaGGTTGCAAATTTCAtgagaattccctgatttctCGAGGTACAAAAAAATCGCTGAGAACTCGaggttttccatgtttttccagAGAGTAGAAATCTTATATCGAAAGCAACGACTCGTCGCACGTTTGACAAGCTTATTTAACACGCGGACTAAATATATACGCGGGAACTTACCGGTGATCGTGGCTTGCTTTCTCGTGATGGAGGGTAGAACGGGGGTGGTCGGCTCTACCGCGCACCTCTTCCTCTTGGCGTTCGCGTCCAACAGCTGATTAGGCATAGTAGCCTCGCCGATCTCGGGCACCCTGGGCTCTTGCGGCGGCGTTCTCTCGGCCGTCGGCGTGGCGCACAACGGCGTCTCCATTTGCTCGACGATCCTCgtagtcgtcgtcgtcgtcgtcgtagtCATCGTACTTATCATCGTCGTCAGCAACGTTGTCGTTGGCGACGTCGCGACGGTGGTTGTCGGAGACGCGTCGTCGACGCGCAATTTACGCGGCGTGCCGGGCGCGTGTTTTCTCAGATAAGGCATCCCGCGCAGAGCGTAGGGCTCGGGCACGACGTCGTTCTCCGTCACCTGTTCCCACTCGTAGCGCGAGTTCTCCCGCGGTATTCCCAGCTTAAATTCGAAGCCCCATCGATCGGCGTCGAGGAGCGATTGGGTGTGCAACTCGCGCTCGGCGAGGGCACGGGCCGCCGCGTGGTCCACCGGCCCGAAGAGATCGCGTCGGACGCGGGCGAGCGCGGCCCTGCTCGGTGCCGCTCGTCCACTACTaccaccaccaccgccgccgccgccgccgccgccgccgccgccgccgccgccgccaccaccgccGCCTAGATTCCTGCTTATTTCCGTCATCATCACCGGGTTCAGCACTCGTGCGCTCATATTTCGTCGCGATCCACAACGGCAAACGCTGGCGcgccgtttctctctctctctctctcactacGTACGCACGCAAAAACAATCAACACCAAAATCCGGGCGTGGAGAAATTTCAAAAGCAAGAACGCGCGCCCgagcgcacgcacacacgcacatatacgCACTgtcttttactatttttttcttttcttcctttatgtctctcgctttctctttctctctccgtgtTTCTCAGCGCGCTATCGATTTGCGACGCGAGCTACGCGATCGTTCCTCTTCTAGCAATGGCCGTGACGCATTGGGGATGACGATGACTCCTTCCAGGAATCGTTGCCGTCGCGGGACGTTGAAATCGCGGGGCTACGCAGCGTGGACGGGATATATGGCAACACCGCGATCCGTGGCGCGACCCACCGAATTTCGAATAATGGCCGCGTTGCTGCTGAGCGTTCACCAGATCTCCCGCTTCGAGCATGGATTCACAGATTTGACGTTGCGGTGGTCGCGCGACGTACGTCCACGCTCGTCGAGAAGGtagatgacgacgacgacgacgatgatgatatTCGGGGTCGGCTTCTGTGGGAAAGAGATTGTATCGCAGGACGACGCAGTGCGACGGCAAACAGCAGCCGCGCTTGGCAACACGATGGGCACGGTTACTATGTGCAAGACAGAGATAGCGGCGGCGAAAACAAACTCCccctcgcgcgcgcgattctcgCTGCACCGAGACGAAACTGTCCTTCAAAGTCACTGTGGAGACGCTCCTCGCGTCCCGACGCAAAAAATACGCTCTAGTCACACTATCGACACAATCGCCCTGCGACACGACGATTCCTCCGGCATAGTCTGTGGGAGAACGACGATCCGGCAACGTTGCGTGACCGCACTTGCGCGTGAGTATCCGAGCGACGGCGAGAGAGCGTGTTACGTGTCCCGCGCGAATTTCGTGGTCCACCGTTGGCAATCGTCTTGCTTCGCGGAATCTCCGCTCTttgttccttctctctctctctctctctctctctatatatatatatatatatatatatcgtactcACACACGACACAGTATTGATGCGTATATCCGAGACGCGATAACGCAATCGGTCGTCTTGGCGCGAGAAAATTCCATAGAAAACTGTTATTGCACACGGCCCGCAGCAATATGTCGATCCGCGGTGGGGGGATCGCCGAGCTCGCCTTTGACACCGCGTAAATAGTCACGTAAATACGCGCCTCGCGCCGTTTCCCGCCAAACGCGCGACTGTCAAGGCACGCGCGTGGCCCACCCGGGTCCGGAAGGACGTGCGGGGTACGATTGCGCAGTTACGTTTCGATGCCGAACACGGCGATACGTGCGCGAGTTGCGGCCACACGGAGTTGCGCAAAGACGCGTAGTAATCACGAAAAGCGCTCTCTAGCGACTGAAGCGTACTTATTCGAGTGCGAGAGACCGAGCCTCCCGCGAGCTCGGCGTTTTTCGTCGTCGCTCGGCTCGGCTCGGCCGGCCGATCGCTCCCCCGCGCCCTCATCGCCGTCCAGACCAATCACGCGACGAGCGGAGAAACGAAATAACCGCCATTCGCGATGTATAGTCCCCTCAACGTGACTGCGGCTACGCTCGAGCTCGAAGCTTGCCGGAGCCAGGAGCGTGTTGCGGAAAGATATGGTACAGTTATCGGTCCCTACCAAGGTAGACGAAGAGGGGAAGAGCATGGCCGAGAGAATGCCAATTCTCGCAACTTCTCTGGAGACGTGCTCCAATATTCCAGGTTCCAGACTCGAGGGACGAAATTTCAAGAGTCCGCGTCTCTCATTGGCTCACATACCTGAGAAAATGATAATTGCACGGTAGGAACACAAATAGATATTTAGTTATTGCGACAATCtttctttatgaaaatatatcagCGGAATTTATTTCCGCGTCACGGAAATATCCGATTCATTTCTTGATTATTCCAAAATTTCTTATGAAAtttctttagaattttttatgtatgtgtattttcGCTCATATATTTCTCACTCGTTAGTCTTATGATACGATTAACGAGACCAACTTAGGATCGAAAACACGCATtgtcgaattaatttaattgtggCCTTAATTCGTCGCTTTAATTGTCCTTCACGCGTTCGTGATGCCACGGATGGCAGCCGCGAAAAGAGAACGGCGCGTTCTCCGGTTAACGGCGGAAAGTGGGCAGAGGGGGTGGGGCGCGGTggaagatgaaaaataaataagtccAGTCTCTCCAAAACAACGCGCGCAATCTTATCGCGTGCGTATATTCGGTGGATTTTCATGTTTGCACGACGCGACGCGTTACGCATCGTAAACTTATTTACATACTGCACGGATTATCGCTGACGTTTTTTACATGGCGATGGAGattctaataatttgaaaGTTGTATTGAATTGGTCCAAAACGTAAAAAGATAGACATTAtcttaaggatgttttggctGGTACTAGAGTagcataaaatgaaaaaaaaaagaaatgtcagaattaaaagaaaagaaaaacattttttttttacgtttttatactatttgaaaaatcaaataaataatccggattataaaaattattaaagtattacaaaataatatgatttttaaatctttgtaaaagaaaatgattgtaattaatattttttctaatttataaccAAATTTTTTAGTCGTCAAAAATCACTAttcaaaactttaaatttaaattcaaatttaaataattttcaaaccgttaagaaaattatgttcAAGTTTTGTACAGATGTTTAGAGGAAATAGGAAAAGAGTCTAAgaaattttcatgcatttGTATCAATCATTTTGACatgtaacacacacacatccttgatttattttttcatttttatatctcgctacaacagaaaatatacgcacgagaaaaaaaaataagacgcgcaatttttgatatgtcattatatttatatgataataatacattCACTATCGAGATTAATCACGAtccattttaatgattttaataaatgttttcatcatatatatgtaatatgtcaGCGTTGATTTAagtttaatatacttttaaaattttaaatcgatcAAAAGAGTCTGACACTCACGCAGGGGAAAGGGCGATAGGTGCATTAAATGACTTTTCGAAGTAATCTGAATTATAGGAAAAAATCTAGGTGAAGAAATcggaaaattttcattcataaaaCGTTGCGCAAAGATTCTCAAGATTTTTCGCGCGAGACAACGCAATAACGTATCGTTCAATTTTACGCACGAAGCTACAGTGTACTCCGCAACGATCGCGCGTCGTAGCATCGAGTGCGATGACACACCATCAACGAGACAAATCGAGACCttttttcattgataattGTCAATTTACTCCGTTGTGCTCGTCTCGCGCGCGGCACGCGAGGGGGACCTACGGGAAATAACAGCATCGCGCAACTCACGACGAGCGAAGCGTAGATAAACGTTCTCAGAGACCAATTGGAGAGAGCGTTTGCCACGCggcattctttctctctgtctctctttctcccttaaTCGCCTTGGTGTGTGTAAGTTCGATTGGCACGCCGCCATAACATGGCGCGGGTATTTCGAATATTCAAACTGCCATCCTTTCCCACGCAAATCTCACAGCtcgatgaataattaaatcgcgGATTATCTATTGTACTATTTATACATGTACTTTCAAGAATTCATAGTTTGTAAAGTAActttgcattttatacatGGGTTAAAAATagcgcaaattttttttttacacgcacaatatttattattattgtctttAATTATGATTCCAAATGAGCgacattatgtgtgtatgtgtgtgatgcGTAAGAGAAAATTCAGTGTCGGTGCAGCACGTTGCGCTCTGGGAAACGAAAATCCCACGCAGCATCCAGGAAGTGGTGAGGGGTGGTACCGGATGCATTTCAATGAGGGGAGACGAGAGCAAACGAGTTCACGTAAAACAATTCTTTCTGCTTTtggcaaagagagagagaaaaagagaccaCCGGTCTCTCTTTCATTGTCCACCGCAGGAGTGCATTTCAGCGAGGTGTCTGGTTGCACAGGTTGCGCTTTGTAACCCGTAATAAAGCAAAGGATCTGTTATATACTTTCTTTCTGCCATATTTGTGACAAAATGGTTGACCAATTCATCaatgaatttatatcaaacaattaaaaaggcttttatatagagaaaaaattatttaaattgagacGCGATGCAAAAgacaatacaataattaatcagCTGATTGCTTTATTATGTTTCCATTGTTTATATTTGGCTTTTCcttgatgaaatattatttaaaattctaccATTGCACTATTTCATGCGTTATATTGGATATTGACAAagcttttatttatgcaaaaaatatcttaaaaaattgctCGTAccattatgcaaataattactgacgattaaaaaaaaataaacatgtgTCTCGCGTTATGGATGTATTTATAAGACGGTCAGATTATTTCCGAAGGAAATTGATGTTTATTCGCGGGCGAGGCGCGCGACCGGAAGACGCGCGGCTGCATCTGCATCGCGTGTTTGCCAGTAAAAGAGTCACCTGTTTCATCATTTTGCTATCAAAGCCAGGCTTACCCTGAGACCGGAGCGTTATCTCATCGCGTACGCGAGTGGTAACAGGGACGAAGCTGCATAGACGCGATAAATCACTTTTATCAAGCTCAAGGTGGTGTAGTGGATCGAGATCGAGGTTGAGAACGGGTGCATTGTTTTGCAGAAGAGCTACTTTTCTTCGAGACACGTCGGTGTCTGGCGAAATGGAAATCTTGTGCCAAACAAGGATAAATCAatcagtttttgcacaaatgcCAGAAATCGAAATGTTAAAACTTTAAGAAtcgaataattgattaaatctcttttagctttaatttatatttatggaaacgtttcggaaatatatttaatatttaaaaatacacatgatactacaacacacacacacacacacacacattcacaCTTTCGTAGAGCTTTCAAAGAATGGACGCTTCTTGTTCTGAGTGTCTGACATTATTATCCGTTGGCATTCGCAGAAGGTTCTTTATCGGAAAGATTCTCAATGCTTGGTCAGAACAATGTGTGTGGTATATATCGTACAGCAATATCCTTTGTCGTCGTCGCGATTGTGCCCACTTCCGTGGGAATTCGCGGAACGGAAGTGCAATTTCTGGCTGGTACCGCGTCGTGTCCAGCTTCCATGGTAGCAGCGCGAAAAAAAGCGATCCTTAAAGAAGCGATGCCAGGTGCAACGCGCTCTCTTGCATTTCTCATGATGAATTTAATTCGACGAAATCGTGATACTCGTGGTATTAGTCTCTCTCAGACAGCGAGAGTGTTTTACGGAGAAGATACAGTCGATAAAAGACGACAAGTTGCAGTCATAAGATTTGTAGTGTTCAAGCTGACGTGATAAGCGAGTTGTTCTGATAACgtcagaaaagaaaattataaatattactattaaagttataaattaagattactattaaagttatacattattaaaatttatattattaaaaaatacaatgctGAATcatcaattcaattttaaagattaaaatgccTGTCGACAAACATTACAGAATATATTCATCCATTCTGAACAGATGTTTCATGTTggcgtaatataatataattaggcCGCGCACAATTTACGTAAACTTCAAGCGCACAATCCTCTGCTTTTTGTTAagcatgttataaaaataggaAAGAAGGCGaaaggaatatattataatacacattttttttaaataaatattatagaaatatattagctATCTTTACATTTGTCTATATACGAACGGTTgtctatatactatatatgaaCGATGCGGATTATTTActccattattataaatatcaattgagTATAATCAGTATATTGCACGTtcgtttctataaatattaaattgaataaaatcacatagggtactttaaattaatatagttgAGTAGAATTAGTCGAATCTTAATTAGACGAATCATGCGTAATTTAATCGTTTttcagatattaataaaattcgttaattaaaataaagaattttgctTTGGTTTCTTCGAGATATGTTGGTATCATGCCTCTTCTGactagaatttataaattaaaaataattcatttcagTTAATAAATTGACAGTTTGAGAATGTAGTTTTATCACATTTGTTTTAGGACACATTACATTCGCCGCTTTCTCGctctttgtataaaaatctaaagcTTACTAATCTTACTctaaattttagagaaaaaaatttgcaagtaACTTTTAACTAATTGAagataaattacaaatgttgaaattaaatatttatataatttttttgcacgaGGAGCAATTTCGATCACTGCGATTGTCTTTGCTACTATCtattatatcgaatattattttatgattcttCTAACTTAGCTCTTTTCGTGGGATTTTCATTTATCGGTTCGTCATTTCTTCTCGaatttttctctgtttcttCTATCCGTTTTTCGTGCTCGTTCCTTTTCTGTTCTTCGTCAATTAAATTTGTGGGATCAGAAATTTCCTTTTCGTATTCGTCTGGTTTTACCCACTTGAAACGACCAGATAATGGTATCTCATGCTTAAAATCAAAGTTCCATTTTTTCATGTCCTGTACATcaacaaatatgaaaatttttaatcactttaattgacatttaatctattttgtgtggaattaatttatcgagatataattatttaatagattagaaataattttaataaacgaatATTTGGATTAAACTTATTGCAGAAAAATCGTTCGTTTCTTACCTCTTCTGATCTTTGTCGACTCTCTTCTATAATACGATTGTAAAAGTTCTGTTCCTCGCCGTCGCTGTCATTTTCATCTGCAAAAAGTTTTCTACGCGTGCTCCGTAAACCATTTACCGATGTATTGACATGTTCCTCCATCATCAGTCGGGCTCttgaaaagttaaatttttaaaagaatgataaatga is a window of Cataglyphis hispanica isolate Lineage 1 chromosome 4, ULB_Chis1_1.0, whole genome shotgun sequence DNA encoding:
- the LOC126849361 gene encoding histone-lysine N-methyltransferase SETD1A-like translates to MSARVLNPVMMTEISRNLGGGGGGGGGGGGGGGGGGGGGGSSGRAAPSRAALARVRRDLFGPVDHAAARALAERELHTQSLLDADRWGFEFKLGIPRENSRYEWEQVTENDVVPEPYALRGMPYLRKHAPGTPRKLRVDDASPTTTVATSPTTTLLTTMISTMTTTTTTTTTRIVEQMETPLCATPTAERTPPQEPRVPEIGEATMPNQLLDANAKRKRCAVEPTTPVLPSITRKQATITDFMKSRKRGLNGTTKSMIEPPEKIARNAGQIRS
- the LOC126849368 gene encoding uncharacterized protein LOC126849368 isoform X1; this translates as MLVTKHRARLMMEEHVNTSVNGLRSTRRKLFADENDSDGEEQNFYNRIIEESRQRSEEDMKKWNFDFKHEIPLSGRFKWVKPDEYEKEISDPTNLIDEEQKRNEHEKRIEETEKNSRRNDEPINENPTKRAKLEES
- the LOC126849368 gene encoding uncharacterized protein LOC126849368 isoform X2; the protein is MMEEHVNTSVNGLRSTRRKLFADENDSDGEEQNFYNRIIEESRQRSEEDMKKWNFDFKHEIPLSGRFKWVKPDEYEKEISDPTNLIDEEQKRNEHEKRIEETEKNSRRNDEPINENPTKRAKLEES